In Castanea sativa cultivar Marrone di Chiusa Pesio chromosome 6, ASM4071231v1, a single window of DNA contains:
- the LOC142639613 gene encoding uncharacterized protein LOC142639613, whose protein sequence is METRLDRDRFMKHCRDLAYPNKFLVKKPDSGGGLALIWKEDVRLEVINYTENHVLAKVVEDTGFQWFLTGFYGWLKSCQKHKSWALLKHLSSLVTGPWCCIGDFNAYLHSLEKLSNHPPQEKHMEEFGDALESCQLINLGFRGYKFTWNNKRPGAANTRERLDRAVANKEWLDAFSECSVSHEFSHASDHMPLLLQIGKDNRLQGRVARGFKFEEVWLLSEECEDLVGEAWGRSGGGGASLVGINNKILHCD, encoded by the coding sequence ATGGAAACAAGACTTGATAGAGATAGGTTTATGAAACATTGTCGAGACCTAGCCTATCCGAACAAATTCCTTGTGAAGAAACCTGATTCGGGTGGTGGTTTAGCGCTGATTTGGAAGGAGGATGTAAGGTTGGAAGTGATTAATTATACGGAGAATCATGTCTTGGCGAAGGTCGTCGAGGATACTGGATTTCAATGGTTTTTAACCGGGTTTTATGGTTGGCTGAAATCATGTCAGAAAcacaaatcttgggctcttttGAAGCATCTTTCTTCGCTAGTGACTGGTCCATGGTGCTGCATTGGTGACTTTAATGCTTATTTACATTCATTGGAAAAGCTGAGCAATCATCCGCCACAGGAAAAACATATGGAGGAGTTCGGGGATGCCTTGGAGTCTTGTCAACTAATTAATTTGGGTTTTCGGGGATATAAGTTCACATGGAATAACAAGCGACCAGGTGCAGCAAATACTAGAGAACGGCTTGATCGTGCTGTTGCAAATAAGGAGTGGTTAGATGCATTCTCGGAATGCTCGGTGTCCCATGAATTTTCTCATGCTTCAGACCATATGCCATTACTTTTGCAGATAGGAAAGGATAATAGACTCCAAGGACGTGTTGCTCGGGGTTTTAAGTTTGAAGAGGTATGGCTACTCTCTGAGGAGTGTGAGGACTTAGTTGGAGAAGCTTGGGGGCGATCAGGGGGTGGAGGGGCTTCTTTGGTTGgtatcaacaataaaattttgcaTTGTGACTAG